Proteins encoded together in one Schumannella luteola window:
- a CDS encoding ABC transporter permease has product MSVGLTVWGVLVFAFLFIPIIVIIAYSFNTGRLLATWQGFGFDAYGAAWENPVLRASVITSLQAALGAAVLSTILGTLGGLALARSKVKAKWVLWATGLLTITLFTPEIVDAVSMLPWFVSLGTDFGIAPFSNGMVRLVVAHSVLSVAVVTFIVRARMHGMDESLEEAAADLYAPPLRRFFQITLPVASPAIWAGALMSFTLSLDNTIVSSFVQVPGATPWPVYIFSALRVGLRPEIAAVSAVMFVLTLLALVVVGLVLRRGGQSAEEMAKTLASA; this is encoded by the coding sequence GTGAGCGTCGGGCTGACGGTGTGGGGCGTTCTGGTCTTCGCGTTCCTGTTCATCCCGATCATCGTGATCATCGCCTACTCCTTCAACACGGGCCGCCTGCTGGCGACCTGGCAGGGCTTCGGCTTCGACGCTTACGGCGCCGCGTGGGAGAACCCGGTGCTGCGCGCCTCGGTCATCACCTCGCTGCAGGCGGCGCTCGGCGCGGCCGTGCTGTCGACTATCCTCGGCACCCTCGGCGGCCTCGCGCTGGCCCGCTCGAAGGTGAAGGCGAAGTGGGTGCTCTGGGCGACCGGCCTGCTGACGATCACGCTGTTCACGCCCGAGATCGTGGATGCGGTGTCGATGCTCCCCTGGTTCGTCAGCCTCGGCACCGACTTCGGCATCGCCCCGTTCAGCAACGGCATGGTGCGGCTCGTGGTCGCGCACAGCGTGCTGTCGGTCGCGGTGGTCACGTTCATCGTGCGGGCGCGGATGCACGGCATGGACGAGTCGCTCGAGGAGGCCGCGGCCGACCTGTACGCGCCGCCGCTGCGTCGCTTCTTCCAGATCACGCTGCCGGTCGCGAGCCCGGCGATCTGGGCCGGCGCGCTCATGTCATTCACGCTGAGCCTCGACAACACGATCGTGTCGAGCTTCGTGCAGGTGCCTGGGGCGACCCCGTGGCCGGTCTACATCTTCAGCGCGCTGCGGGTCGGGCTGCGGCCCGAGATCGCGGCGGTGTCGGCGGTCATGTTCGTGCTGACCCTGCTCGCGCTCGTCGTGGTCGGGCTCGTGCTGCGCCGTGGCGGCCAGTCGGCGGAGGAGATGGCGAAGACGCTCGCGAGCGCGTAG
- a CDS encoding VOC family protein, with protein sequence MQIQFIAGYGPIGPDPAATRRFWGDVIGLELDEIAPDYFHARDLDGAKVFGLWPLSQAAEATFGTAEWPADLPVPQSWIEFELESPEAVAAGAAELAEKGQRILVGPKVEPWGQSTARLLSPEGILVGLSYLPSFHES encoded by the coding sequence ATGCAGATCCAGTTCATCGCGGGCTACGGCCCGATCGGACCCGACCCGGCGGCGACACGGCGATTCTGGGGCGACGTGATCGGCCTCGAACTCGACGAGATCGCGCCCGACTACTTCCACGCCCGCGACCTCGACGGGGCGAAGGTGTTCGGGCTGTGGCCGCTGAGCCAGGCGGCCGAGGCCACGTTCGGCACCGCCGAGTGGCCCGCTGATCTCCCCGTTCCGCAGTCGTGGATCGAATTCGAGCTCGAGTCGCCCGAGGCCGTCGCGGCGGGCGCCGCCGAGCTCGCGGAGAAGGGGCAGCGCATCCTCGTCGGACCGAAGGTCGAGCCGTGGGGTCAGTCGACGGCGCGGCTGCTGAGTCCCGAGGGCATCCTCGTCGGGCTCTCGTATCTGCCGTCGTTCCACGAGAGCTGA
- the tdh gene encoding L-threonine 3-dehydrogenase, whose amino-acid sequence MRALQKTAPGAGLDWVTVPDPVAGPEDVVIRVLRTGICGTDLHIDHWDDWAASTIAAPLIPGHEFYGEVVATGELVRDVNIGDRVSGEGHIVCGTCRNCRAGRRQMCIRTVGLGVQRDGAFAEYLTIPASNVWVHQGDISPELGAIFDPLGNAVHTTLAYRLVGEDVLITGCGPIGLMAITIARHVGARFIVGTDISPARLALAKGIGADDVVDVSARRIHEAQTALGMREGFDVGLEMSGAPSSLPEMIDNMNHGGRIAMLGLPSAPFAIDWAKVVTHMLVVKGIYGREMFETWNAMSAMLQTSSALRAAIGSVITEVIPARDWKAGFAAASAGSGGKVVLDWTEL is encoded by the coding sequence ATGCGCGCTCTGCAGAAGACGGCGCCCGGTGCGGGGTTGGACTGGGTGACGGTGCCGGATCCGGTCGCCGGCCCCGAGGATGTCGTGATCCGCGTGCTGCGCACCGGCATCTGCGGCACCGACCTGCACATCGACCACTGGGACGACTGGGCCGCCTCGACCATCGCGGCTCCGCTCATCCCCGGCCACGAGTTCTACGGCGAGGTCGTCGCGACCGGCGAGCTCGTGCGCGACGTGAACATCGGCGACCGGGTGTCGGGCGAAGGTCACATCGTCTGCGGCACCTGCCGCAACTGCCGCGCCGGGCGGAGGCAGATGTGCATCCGCACCGTCGGCCTCGGCGTGCAGCGCGACGGCGCCTTCGCCGAGTATCTCACCATCCCGGCCAGCAACGTCTGGGTGCACCAGGGCGACATCTCGCCCGAGCTCGGCGCGATCTTCGACCCGCTCGGCAACGCCGTGCACACGACCCTCGCCTACCGGCTGGTCGGCGAGGATGTGCTGATCACCGGATGCGGCCCGATCGGCCTGATGGCGATCACGATCGCCCGGCACGTCGGCGCCCGCTTCATCGTCGGCACCGACATCAGCCCGGCGCGGCTCGCCCTCGCGAAGGGGATCGGCGCGGATGACGTGGTCGACGTGTCGGCCCGGCGCATCCACGAGGCGCAGACCGCGCTCGGCATGCGCGAGGGCTTCGACGTCGGGCTCGAGATGAGCGGCGCCCCGAGCTCGCTGCCGGAGATGATCGACAACATGAACCACGGCGGCCGCATCGCGATGCTCGGCCTGCCCAGCGCGCCGTTCGCGATCGACTGGGCCAAGGTCGTCACCCACATGCTGGTCGTGAAGGGCATCTACGGCCGCGAGATGTTCGAGACCTGGAACGCCATGTCGGCGATGCTGCAGACCTCGAGCGCGCTGCGGGCGGCGATCGGCTCGGTCATCACCGAGGTCATCCCCGCCCGCGACTGGAAGGCCGGATTCGCGGCCGCCTCCGCCGGGTCCGGCGGCAAGGTCGTTCTCGATTGGACGGAGCTCTGA
- a CDS encoding polyamine ABC transporter substrate-binding protein: MPGPFGGSGRPDFGGFLRGGRAREAGAEVRALIPRAASAQITRRALLSGFAVSATALTLAACARETGLAASAPLDGELESQLNVYSWGDYDDPRNISAFQRKNGVTVQIDSYGSNEEMISKLGATRGTSGYDIIVPTGVYVPLLAKNKLVQKLDLSKLKNFDNLLPAYRDQSWDPGNVYTVCKDFGTTGYAYNTEVIDREMTSWQDFLDVAETTASHNTALLEDPWEVSCIWFAANGIDPNTTKESDLDACEKYMVNTLAPHVKAFNSSAAQSGIPQETFSLIQAFNGDVRQAFLATEKPPKNWKFVFPTPTANLWMDCWAITTGAQHPDSAYAFIDSMLEPEVAYRELDYIGYSTGLRGQEELARKRDYDFPDLVFLTEEVEKRLTPSLVTDATERLTSIMNRMMAKAGS; the protein is encoded by the coding sequence ATGCCCGGCCCGTTCGGCGGATCGGGACGGCCCGACTTCGGCGGGTTCCTGCGCGGCGGTCGGGCGAGGGAAGCGGGTGCCGAGGTGCGCGCGCTCATCCCCCGCGCCGCCTCCGCGCAGATCACCCGACGCGCCCTGCTCAGCGGCTTCGCCGTGAGCGCCACCGCACTCACGCTCGCCGCGTGCGCCCGCGAGACCGGCCTGGCGGCATCCGCGCCCCTCGACGGCGAGCTCGAGAGCCAGCTCAACGTCTACAGCTGGGGTGACTACGACGACCCGCGCAACATCTCGGCGTTCCAGCGCAAGAACGGCGTGACCGTGCAGATCGACAGCTACGGCTCGAACGAGGAGATGATCTCCAAGCTCGGCGCGACGCGCGGCACGAGCGGCTACGACATCATCGTGCCGACCGGCGTCTACGTGCCGCTGCTGGCGAAGAACAAGCTCGTGCAGAAGCTCGACCTGTCGAAGCTGAAGAACTTCGACAACCTGCTGCCCGCCTACCGCGACCAGTCGTGGGATCCGGGCAACGTCTACACGGTCTGCAAGGACTTCGGCACCACCGGGTACGCCTACAACACCGAGGTGATCGACCGCGAGATGACCTCGTGGCAGGACTTCCTCGACGTCGCCGAGACCACCGCGAGCCACAACACGGCACTCCTCGAAGACCCGTGGGAGGTGAGCTGCATCTGGTTCGCCGCGAACGGGATCGACCCGAACACGACGAAGGAGTCCGACCTCGACGCCTGCGAGAAGTACATGGTCAACACGCTCGCGCCGCACGTGAAGGCCTTCAACTCGAGTGCCGCGCAGAGCGGCATCCCGCAGGAGACCTTCTCGCTCATCCAGGCCTTCAACGGCGATGTGCGGCAGGCCTTCCTCGCGACCGAGAAGCCGCCGAAGAACTGGAAGTTCGTCTTCCCGACCCCGACCGCGAACCTCTGGATGGACTGCTGGGCGATCACGACCGGCGCGCAGCATCCCGACTCGGCGTATGCCTTCATCGACTCGATGCTCGAGCCGGAGGTCGCCTACCGCGAGCTCGACTACATCGGCTACTCGACCGGACTGAGGGGACAGGAGGAACTGGCGCGGAAGCGCGACTACGACTTCCCCGACCTGGTGTTCCTGACCGAGGAGGTCGAGAAGCGGCTCACGCCCTCGCTCGTGACGGACGCGACCGAGCGGCTGACCTCGATCATGAACCGGATGATGGCGAAGGCGGGCAGCTGA
- a CDS encoding NADPH:quinone reductase: MRAIVYTSTGDSSVLNLVEREEAHAGPGQVRVRIHVSGVNPTDWKRRAAQTAPATGGADDADAPAIVPNQDGAGVIDEVGDGVEGFAVGDRVWLFLAQHESDDGTAQDAAVVEAWKAVKLPDGVSFDVGASLGVPAMTAHRALTVHEDGPRRLAPGSLDGRTVLVTGGAGAVGHAAIQLARWAGATVITTISSDAKAALATAAGAHFAIDYTQGDPAAAIRELAPDGVDIVVDVDFIRNVGLVAAVVATRGSVAIYANSGSDIQIPIREWMGLNARLQFVLLYTVGDEALQAGVEDVTAAAADGALEVGDATGLPLTRFPLAETAAAHDAVESGTVGKVLIDVTAG; encoded by the coding sequence ATGCGCGCGATCGTCTACACGTCCACCGGCGACTCCTCCGTTCTGAACCTCGTCGAGCGCGAGGAGGCGCATGCCGGGCCCGGCCAGGTGCGGGTGCGCATCCACGTCAGCGGCGTGAACCCGACCGACTGGAAGCGCCGCGCGGCCCAGACCGCTCCGGCGACCGGCGGCGCGGACGACGCCGACGCCCCGGCGATCGTGCCGAACCAGGATGGCGCGGGCGTGATCGACGAGGTCGGCGACGGCGTCGAGGGGTTCGCGGTGGGTGATCGCGTGTGGCTGTTCCTCGCGCAGCACGAATCGGACGACGGCACCGCGCAGGATGCCGCCGTCGTCGAGGCGTGGAAGGCCGTGAAGCTGCCCGACGGCGTCAGCTTCGACGTCGGCGCGAGCCTCGGCGTGCCCGCGATGACCGCGCACCGCGCCCTGACCGTGCACGAAGACGGACCGCGGCGTCTCGCGCCGGGCTCCCTCGACGGACGCACGGTGCTCGTCACCGGCGGCGCCGGCGCGGTCGGCCACGCCGCCATCCAGCTCGCCCGCTGGGCCGGCGCGACCGTGATCACGACGATCTCGAGCGACGCCAAGGCCGCCCTCGCGACCGCCGCCGGCGCCCACTTCGCGATCGACTACACGCAGGGCGACCCGGCCGCGGCGATCCGCGAGCTCGCGCCCGACGGCGTCGACATCGTGGTCGACGTCGACTTCATCCGCAACGTCGGGCTCGTGGCGGCCGTCGTCGCGACCCGCGGCTCGGTGGCGATCTACGCGAACAGCGGCAGCGACATCCAGATCCCGATCCGCGAGTGGATGGGGCTCAACGCCCGCCTGCAGTTCGTGCTGCTCTACACGGTCGGCGACGAGGCGCTGCAGGCGGGCGTCGAGGACGTGACGGCCGCCGCCGCGGACGGCGCCCTCGAGGTCGGCGACGCGACGGGACTGCCGCTGACCCGCTTCCCCCTCGCCGAGACCGCCGCTGCGCACGACGCCGTCGAGTCGGGCACCGTCGGCAAGGTGCTGATCGACGTCACCGCGGGCTGA
- a CDS encoding ABC transporter ATP-binding protein, producing MTAQSPDASAVNGSVELRGIVKTFGGNVAIGGVDLDVHSGEFLSLLGPSGCGKTTLLRMIAGFEHPDSGDILVGGTSVLNTAPYKRPVNTVFQSYALFPHMTVAENVAYGLRQKGTPRSEIGARVAEALDMVRMRDFADRSPLKLSGGQQQRVALARALVNRPRVLLLDEPMSALDRKLREEMQIELKLLQQQLGTTFVFVTHDQQEALSMSDRIVVMQGGAIQQIGSTEQVYLEPANAFVAGFIGKQNFIEATVQADGTLLAADGPLGRLGDVGSAAPAPASGTRVTATIRAEAVTVTATRPASAALPATVAGISFLGDAIQYVVTTPSGLELISRVDPARAESLSTGDQVWFHWDAAALRAFPAEQAAA from the coding sequence GTGACAGCTCAGTCCCCCGATGCATCCGCCGTGAACGGCAGCGTCGAGCTGCGCGGCATCGTGAAGACCTTCGGCGGCAACGTCGCGATCGGGGGTGTCGACCTCGATGTGCACAGCGGCGAGTTCCTCTCCCTGCTCGGCCCCTCCGGCTGCGGCAAGACGACGCTGCTGCGCATGATCGCCGGCTTCGAGCATCCCGACTCCGGCGACATCCTCGTCGGCGGCACGAGCGTGCTGAACACGGCGCCTTACAAGCGCCCGGTCAACACGGTCTTCCAGAGCTACGCGCTGTTCCCGCACATGACGGTCGCCGAGAACGTCGCCTACGGGCTGCGGCAGAAGGGCACCCCGCGCAGCGAGATCGGCGCCCGGGTGGCCGAGGCGCTGGACATGGTGCGGATGCGCGACTTCGCCGACCGCAGTCCGCTCAAGCTGTCGGGTGGCCAGCAGCAGCGGGTCGCCCTCGCCCGTGCGCTCGTCAACCGCCCCCGCGTGCTGCTGCTCGACGAGCCGATGTCGGCCCTCGACCGCAAGCTGCGCGAGGAGATGCAGATCGAGCTGAAGCTGCTGCAGCAGCAGCTCGGCACGACCTTCGTCTTCGTGACCCACGACCAGCAGGAGGCGCTGTCGATGAGCGACCGCATCGTGGTCATGCAGGGCGGCGCGATCCAGCAGATCGGCTCGACCGAGCAGGTCTACCTCGAGCCGGCGAACGCCTTCGTCGCGGGGTTCATCGGCAAGCAGAACTTCATCGAGGCGACCGTGCAGGCGGATGGCACGCTGCTCGCCGCCGACGGCCCGCTCGGCCGGCTCGGCGACGTCGGCTCGGCGGCGCCCGCCCCCGCATCCGGCACCCGCGTGACGGCGACGATCCGCGCCGAGGCCGTCACGGTCACGGCGACGCGTCCGGCGAGCGCCGCGCTGCCCGCGACCGTCGCGGGCATCTCGTTCCTCGGCGACGCCATCCAGTACGTCGTGACGACGCCGAGCGGCCTCGAACTGATCTCGCGCGTCGACCCGGCGCGTGCCGAGAGCCTCAGCACCGGCGACCAGGTCTGGTTCCACTGGGATGCGGCGGCCCTGCGCGCCTTCCCGGCCGAGCAGGCGGCGGCCTGA
- a CDS encoding helix-turn-helix domain-containing protein, producing MRGETSPTTSAVREAVPLDTAALILAGDTEEVSLRERKKARTWMALHEAARSLVLERGLDGVTIEEICEVAEVSPRTFFNYFASKADAALGLREPRIHDEAFARFAARGAEHGAVNDLCDLLAATIDLPPDTARVKELGRERPEVSPAIHKWMSQLRTAISDAAVDRLGERRGRLAVALVFAGLFETIHEPAVSSADDLAARLRERVAMMVEIAGA from the coding sequence GTGCGCGGCGAGACCTCCCCGACCACGTCGGCGGTGCGCGAGGCGGTGCCGCTCGACACGGCGGCGCTGATCCTCGCCGGCGACACCGAAGAGGTCTCGCTGCGCGAGCGGAAGAAAGCGCGCACCTGGATGGCGCTGCACGAGGCCGCGCGGTCGCTCGTGCTCGAGCGCGGCCTCGACGGCGTCACGATCGAGGAGATCTGCGAGGTCGCCGAGGTCTCGCCGCGCACCTTCTTCAACTACTTCGCGTCGAAGGCGGATGCGGCGCTCGGGCTGCGCGAGCCGCGCATCCACGATGAGGCCTTCGCGCGCTTCGCGGCCCGCGGGGCGGAGCATGGCGCGGTGAACGACCTCTGCGATCTGCTCGCGGCGACGATCGACCTGCCGCCGGACACGGCGCGGGTGAAGGAGCTGGGGCGCGAGCGGCCCGAGGTGTCGCCGGCGATCCACAAATGGATGTCGCAGCTGCGCACCGCGATCAGCGACGCGGCTGTCGATCGCCTCGGCGAGCGGCGCGGGCGTCTCGCCGTCGCGCTGGTGTTCGCGGGGCTGTTCGAGACCATCCACGAGCCGGCGGTCTCCTCGGCCGACGACCTGGCCGCGCGCCTGCGCGAGCGGGTCGCGATGATGGTCGAGATCGCCGGCGCGTAG
- a CDS encoding ABC transporter permease, with amino-acid sequence MTTTEIMTLAQEPGASAGGRGAGRGGARIRQRLSGTTVAGFPTWAFVLFFFIVPIALVLWYSFGYKPDLFSAHANDKLSFDRYAEALDPTFLGTFLNTLRIGVVGTVICLIIAIPFAYWLAVKLKPQYRALALALVLVPFWTNFLVRTLGWQIVLSPQGFVSSALQGLGLDKLDVLYTPTAVQIGVVYNYLPLMILPLYVAMDRAGTSLREASADLGANRIRTLFQVTLPLAAPGIASGALLVFIPLMGDYVTASVLGGAQGNMIGQLVASQFNTAQNWALGSAMAVLLMLFTAITVALVAVIALVVRFAIRRARRVVLTGGAA; translated from the coding sequence ATGACCACCACCGAGATCATGACGCTGGCGCAGGAGCCGGGCGCGAGCGCGGGCGGGCGGGGCGCCGGGCGCGGCGGCGCCCGCATCCGTCAGCGCCTCAGCGGCACGACCGTCGCCGGCTTCCCGACCTGGGCGTTCGTGCTGTTCTTCTTCATCGTGCCGATCGCGCTCGTGCTCTGGTACAGCTTCGGCTACAAGCCCGACCTGTTCTCGGCGCACGCCAACGACAAGCTGTCGTTCGACCGCTACGCCGAGGCGCTCGATCCGACCTTCCTCGGCACGTTCCTCAACACGCTGCGCATCGGCGTCGTCGGCACGGTCATCTGCCTGATCATCGCCATCCCCTTCGCCTACTGGCTCGCGGTCAAGCTGAAGCCGCAGTACCGCGCGCTCGCGCTGGCCCTCGTGCTCGTGCCGTTCTGGACGAACTTCCTCGTGCGCACGCTCGGCTGGCAGATCGTGCTGTCGCCGCAGGGCTTCGTGTCGTCGGCGCTGCAGGGCCTCGGCCTCGACAAGCTCGACGTGCTCTACACGCCGACGGCCGTGCAGATCGGCGTCGTCTACAACTACCTGCCGCTGATGATCCTGCCGCTGTACGTGGCGATGGATCGGGCGGGCACCTCGCTGCGGGAGGCCAGCGCCGATCTGGGGGCGAACCGCATCCGCACCCTGTTCCAGGTGACGCTGCCGCTCGCGGCGCCGGGCATCGCGAGCGGGGCGCTGCTCGTGTTCATCCCGCTCATGGGCGACTACGTGACGGCATCCGTGCTCGGCGGCGCGCAGGGCAACATGATCGGCCAGCTCGTCGCGAGCCAGTTCAACACCGCTCAGAACTGGGCGCTCGGCTCGGCGATGGCGGTGCTGCTGATGCTGTTCACGGCGATCACGGTGGCTCTGGTCGCCGTCATCGCGCTGGTGGTCAGGTTCGCGATACGCCGAGCGCGACGCGTCGTGCTGACGGGAGGTGCGGCATGA
- a CDS encoding LysR family transcriptional regulator, with the protein MEIHQLRLLRELAHLGSVSAVAAASGVSPSAVSQQLAALQRGFRTPLTRKQGRSLVLTDAGLALVRAGDGVLDAVAAARAAVDDYESDERGVVRLSGFHSAGQVIFGSLIAELAASGGPEVRFTDEDVAQDDFPALAARYDLVLAHRLDHSPPWPDDGVRVITLVHEPLDVALPASHRLARASRLRPADLIGERWVSSRAGFSPDDVLRAVAASAERSIDIVHRVNDWSTVASIVSTGDALGLLPRYTGSLAHVDGVVTRPLVGVGTTRSIDVLARPEILRRRAVRSVVESLRRVMDALAAGGD; encoded by the coding sequence GTGGAGATCCATCAACTGCGACTGCTCCGCGAGCTCGCCCACCTGGGCAGCGTGAGCGCGGTGGCCGCCGCCTCCGGCGTCTCGCCCTCGGCCGTATCGCAGCAGCTCGCCGCCCTGCAGCGGGGCTTCCGCACCCCGCTCACGCGCAAGCAGGGCCGCTCGCTCGTGCTGACGGATGCCGGACTCGCGCTCGTGCGAGCCGGCGACGGCGTGCTGGATGCGGTCGCCGCGGCCCGCGCCGCCGTCGACGACTACGAGAGCGACGAGCGCGGCGTCGTGCGGCTCAGCGGCTTCCACAGTGCCGGGCAGGTGATCTTCGGCAGCCTCATCGCCGAACTGGCTGCGAGCGGCGGGCCCGAGGTGCGCTTCACCGATGAGGACGTCGCCCAAGACGACTTCCCGGCGCTCGCCGCCCGCTACGACCTCGTGCTCGCGCACCGGCTCGACCACAGTCCGCCCTGGCCCGACGACGGCGTGCGCGTGATCACGCTCGTCCACGAGCCGCTGGATGTGGCGCTGCCGGCATCCCATCGCCTCGCCCGCGCGTCGCGTCTGCGCCCCGCGGATCTCATCGGCGAGCGCTGGGTCAGCAGCCGCGCCGGGTTCTCGCCCGACGACGTGCTGCGGGCCGTCGCCGCCTCGGCGGAGCGCAGCATCGACATCGTGCACCGCGTCAACGACTGGAGCACGGTCGCGTCGATCGTCTCCACGGGCGACGCGCTCGGACTGCTGCCGCGCTACACGGGCAGCCTCGCGCACGTCGACGGGGTCGTCACCCGGCCGCTCGTCGGCGTCGGCACGACCCGCTCGATCGACGTGCTCGCGCGCCCCGAGATCCTGCGGCGGCGCGCGGTGCGCTCGGTCGTCGAGTCGCTGCGGCGGGTGATGGACGCGCTGGCGGCGGGCGGCGACTGA
- a CDS encoding MDR family MFS transporter, giving the protein MSSAAVSSPPRSTTPSGGGGAGGTLMSHREILFVIYGLLAGMFLSSLGQTVFGTAIRTIGDDLKGLDQQAWVTTAYLITSTIATPIYGKLSDIFGRRPLFIFGISVFIAGAVLSSMSTSMLMLAGFRAIQGIGAGALMSLPLAILGDILAPRERAKYQGYFLAVFGIASVIGPLLGGLLAGADQILFITGWRWVLLINVPIGVIALIMVIRFLHLPKVHDRATAPRIDWWGATAIIVALVPLLLVAEQGRTWGWGSIGSIACYVIGAVGLVAFVVIETRMKDDAILPMKLFRSGTFSMAALLGFLVGFAMFGAMLTLPLYLQIVVGLDPTAAGFATLPLVLGLMVASIVSGQLISRIGKYRAFPITGTAFTAVGYILLTFMNIDRPLWFLLIAMFVIGLGLGQLMQTLTFAAQGSVEPRDMGVATSSATFFRQIGGTLGVAVLLSVLFSALPGNIASSLSNEKTLTAGLSAALDPKVADASENAAVMKQIWNKVVDPAKQGIQAQLDAGTQQALAAAPGAPEALVLAGVADKAHASVIDGKVAVDWSDKAQRDFYVAQLEPKIHDQLAKADTASSSSDSSSSDTSFLKGADPRLTRPFLGGFNDSAVIVFWVGFGVIVLAFILTWFFKVPPLRQRSALQERADKHREATEELEQEAVLAANESGSFVAPMTGSIPVVQR; this is encoded by the coding sequence ATGTCCTCGGCTGCCGTCAGCTCACCACCCCGCTCGACCACCCCGAGCGGAGGAGGAGGCGCGGGCGGCACCCTCATGAGCCACCGCGAGATCCTGTTCGTGATCTACGGCCTACTCGCCGGCATGTTCCTCTCCTCGCTCGGCCAGACCGTGTTCGGCACGGCGATCCGCACGATCGGCGACGATCTCAAGGGCCTCGACCAGCAGGCCTGGGTCACGACGGCGTACCTGATCACGTCGACGATCGCGACGCCGATCTACGGCAAGCTCAGCGACATCTTCGGCCGTCGTCCGCTGTTCATCTTCGGCATCAGCGTCTTCATCGCCGGCGCCGTGCTGTCGTCGATGTCGACCTCGATGCTCATGCTCGCCGGCTTCCGCGCGATCCAGGGCATCGGCGCCGGCGCGCTCATGTCGCTGCCGCTCGCGATCCTCGGCGACATCCTCGCCCCGCGCGAACGCGCCAAGTATCAGGGCTACTTCCTCGCGGTGTTCGGCATCGCCTCCGTCATCGGGCCGCTGCTCGGCGGACTCCTCGCGGGCGCCGACCAGATCCTCTTCATCACCGGATGGCGCTGGGTGCTGCTGATCAACGTGCCGATCGGCGTCATCGCGCTGATCATGGTGATCCGCTTCCTGCACCTGCCCAAGGTGCACGACCGCGCCACCGCGCCGCGCATCGACTGGTGGGGCGCGACGGCGATCATCGTCGCGCTCGTGCCGCTGCTGCTCGTCGCCGAGCAGGGCCGCACCTGGGGCTGGGGTTCGATCGGATCGATCGCCTGCTACGTGATCGGCGCCGTCGGACTCGTCGCCTTCGTCGTCATCGAGACGCGGATGAAGGATGACGCCATCCTGCCGATGAAGCTCTTCCGCTCGGGCACCTTCTCGATGGCGGCGCTGCTCGGCTTCCTCGTCGGCTTCGCGATGTTCGGCGCCATGCTGACGCTGCCGCTCTACCTGCAGATCGTCGTCGGGCTCGACCCGACGGCCGCCGGCTTCGCCACCCTGCCGCTCGTGCTCGGCCTCATGGTCGCCTCGATCGTGTCGGGTCAGCTGATCTCGCGCATCGGCAAGTACCGCGCCTTCCCGATCACCGGAACCGCCTTCACCGCGGTCGGCTACATCCTGCTGACCTTCATGAACATCGACCGCCCGCTCTGGTTCCTGCTCATCGCGATGTTCGTGATCGGCCTGGGCCTCGGCCAGCTCATGCAGACGCTCACCTTCGCCGCGCAGGGCTCGGTCGAGCCGCGCGACATGGGCGTGGCGACGAGCTCGGCGACGTTCTTCCGTCAGATCGGCGGAACGCTCGGCGTCGCCGTGCTGCTGTCGGTGCTGTTCTCGGCGCTGCCGGGCAACATCGCGAGCTCGCTGTCGAACGAGAAGACCCTGACCGCCGGTCTCAGCGCCGCGCTCGACCCGAAGGTCGCCGACGCGAGCGAGAACGCGGCCGTCATGAAGCAGATCTGGAACAAGGTCGTCGATCCGGCGAAGCAGGGCATTCAGGCACAGCTGGATGCGGGCACGCAGCAGGCGCTCGCCGCAGCACCCGGCGCACCCGAGGCGCTCGTTCTCGCCGGGGTCGCCGACAAGGCGCACGCCTCGGTGATCGACGGCAAGGTCGCGGTCGACTGGTCGGACAAGGCGCAGCGCGACTTCTACGTCGCGCAGCTCGAGCCGAAGATCCACGACCAGCTCGCGAAGGCCGACACCGCCTCGTCGAGCTCCGACTCGAGCTCGAGCGACACCTCGTTCCTCAAGGGCGCCGACCCGCGTCTGACGCGCCCGTTCCTCGGCGGATTCAACGACTCGGCCGTGATCGTGTTCTGGGTCGGCTTCGGCGTGATCGTGCTCGCGTTCATCCTCACCTGGTTCTTCAAGGTGCCGCCGCTGCGTCAGCGCTCGGCCCTGCAGGAGCGCGCCGACAAGCACCGCGAGGCGACCGAGGAGCTCGAGCAGGAGGCCGTGCTGGCCGCCAACGAGTCGGGTTCCTTCGTCGCGCCGATGACCGGCTCGATCCCCGTCGTGCAGCGGTGA